A portion of the Algisphaera agarilytica genome contains these proteins:
- a CDS encoding citrate synthase has product MTTQNAAPAQTARLELPGHEPLDLPIIVGTEDEHAIDIAKLRAQTGYITLDEGYRNTGSVRSEITFIDGEAGILRYRGIPIEDVCANCSFIEAALLLIYGELPTADHVAHFRSLLTQHQMIHEGVIQAFHAFPANGHPMAILSATINAISAYQPEVMNMEDDSTFEEAAAKLISKVRTLAAGAYRTSAGLPIMYPKPTNSYCENFLHLMFSNPHDHFEMDPDVIKALSLILILHADHEQNCSTSTVRMVGSSGANLFASVSAGVAALSGPLHGGANVAVINQLNEIEKSGVDINQYLDDIKATKGKLYGFGHGVYKNYDPRARILKASADKVLDKLGVNDPLLNIARRLEEAALNDEYFTSRKLYPNVDFYSGIIMRAMGIPSDMFTVMFAIGRMPGWIANWKEVRDTKSRIYRPRQVYTGPAKHGITPMDERS; this is encoded by the coding sequence ATGACCACCCAAAACGCGGCCCCTGCCCAAACCGCCCGCCTCGAGCTCCCCGGCCACGAGCCGCTTGACCTGCCCATCATCGTCGGCACCGAAGACGAACACGCCATCGACATCGCCAAGCTCCGCGCTCAGACCGGCTACATCACCCTCGACGAGGGCTACCGCAACACCGGCAGCGTCCGCAGCGAGATCACCTTCATCGACGGCGAGGCGGGCATCCTCCGCTACCGCGGCATCCCCATCGAAGACGTCTGTGCCAACTGCTCGTTCATCGAAGCCGCCCTGCTGCTCATCTACGGCGAGCTGCCCACCGCGGACCACGTCGCCCACTTCCGCTCGCTGCTCACCCAGCACCAGATGATCCACGAAGGCGTCATCCAGGCCTTCCACGCCTTCCCCGCCAACGGCCACCCCATGGCCATCCTCTCGGCAACCATCAACGCGATCTCGGCCTACCAGCCCGAGGTCATGAACATGGAAGACGACAGCACCTTCGAGGAGGCCGCCGCCAAGCTGATCTCCAAGGTCCGCACCCTCGCCGCCGGTGCCTACCGCACCTCGGCGGGCCTGCCGATCATGTATCCCAAGCCGACCAACAGCTACTGCGAGAACTTCCTGCACCTGATGTTCTCCAACCCGCACGACCACTTCGAGATGGACCCGGATGTGATCAAGGCGCTCAGCCTCATCCTCATCCTCCATGCCGACCACGAGCAGAACTGTTCGACCTCGACCGTCCGCATGGTCGGCAGCTCCGGCGCCAACCTCTTCGCCTCGGTCTCCGCGGGCGTCGCCGCCCTCTCCGGCCCGCTGCACGGCGGGGCCAACGTCGCGGTCATCAACCAGCTCAACGAGATCGAAAAATCCGGCGTCGACATCAACCAGTACCTGGATGACATCAAGGCCACCAAGGGCAAGCTCTACGGCTTCGGGCACGGCGTCTACAAGAACTACGACCCCCGCGCCCGCATCCTCAAGGCCTCGGCCGACAAGGTGCTCGACAAGCTCGGCGTCAACGACCCGCTTCTCAACATCGCCCGCCGTCTGGAAGAAGCCGCACTCAACGACGAGTACTTCACCAGCCGCAAGCTCTACCCGAACGTCGACTTCTACTCGGGCATCATCATGCGGGCCATGGGCATCCCCAGCGACATGTTTACCGTCATGTTCGCCATCGGCCGGATGCCCGGATGGATCGCCAACTGGAAAGAAGTCCGCGATACCAAGAGCCGCATCTACCGCCCCCGCCAGGTCTACACCGGCCCCGCTAAGCACGGCATCACCCCGATGGACGAGCGGTCCTAA
- the glpK gene encoding glycerol kinase GlpK gives MTFILALDQGTTSSRSILFDRAGEALGVAQQEFAQHFPQPGWVEHDAEVIWQTQLDTARQVLRETGTDPRDIAAIGIANQRETAVLWDRKTGQPIHHAIVWQDRRTAAFCQQLIEEGHAPTIRRKTGLVVDAYFSASKLRWMLDRVEGARDAAERGELAFGTIDSWLIYRLTGGQRHVTDPSNASRTMLYNLHDHAWDTELLELFDIPASVLPEVVDSSAVVGESDADVLGAAIPIAGLAGDQQAALFGNQCVSPGELKTTYGTGCFMLMNTGDIPVDSAHRLLTTVAWRIAGETTYALEGSVFIGGAVVQWLRDGLGLIVKASEIEALAASVPDCGGVTLVPAFAGLGAPYWDADARALIAGITRGTTKAHFARAALEGIAFQVADVMGVMEKDAGRKIEAMRVDGGASANNLLMQMQANLSQCEVIRPRVTETTALGAAYLAGLAVGFWESQEQIAAQWSAERTFAAEIAEEAAEAQRAQWSRAVERAAGWDRAASAEG, from the coding sequence ATGACGTTCATCCTCGCTCTGGATCAGGGCACCACCAGTTCGAGGTCGATCCTCTTCGATCGGGCCGGAGAAGCCCTGGGGGTGGCCCAGCAGGAGTTTGCCCAGCACTTCCCCCAGCCCGGCTGGGTCGAGCACGACGCCGAGGTGATCTGGCAGACCCAGCTCGACACCGCCCGGCAGGTGCTCCGCGAAACCGGGACCGACCCCCGCGACATCGCCGCGATCGGCATCGCCAACCAGCGGGAGACGGCCGTGCTCTGGGACCGCAAGACCGGCCAGCCGATCCACCACGCGATCGTCTGGCAGGACCGACGCACGGCAGCGTTCTGCCAACAGCTCATCGAAGAGGGCCACGCCCCGACCATCCGCCGGAAGACCGGGCTGGTGGTGGATGCGTATTTCTCCGCCTCCAAGCTCCGCTGGATGCTCGACCGTGTCGAGGGTGCACGCGACGCCGCCGAGCGCGGCGAGCTGGCGTTCGGCACGATCGATAGCTGGCTCATCTACCGCCTCACGGGTGGACAGCGTCACGTCACCGACCCCAGCAACGCCAGCCGGACCATGCTCTACAACCTGCACGATCACGCGTGGGACACGGAGTTGCTCGAGTTGTTCGACATCCCCGCGAGCGTGTTGCCCGAGGTGGTGGACAGCAGCGCGGTGGTGGGCGAGAGCGATGCGGATGTCTTGGGCGCGGCGATCCCGATTGCGGGCTTGGCGGGCGATCAGCAGGCGGCGCTCTTCGGGAACCAATGCGTCTCGCCGGGCGAGCTCAAAACCACTTACGGCACGGGCTGCTTCATGCTCATGAACACCGGCGATATCCCCGTGGACTCGGCCCACCGCCTGCTGACGACGGTGGCGTGGCGGATCGCCGGCGAAACGACGTATGCCCTGGAGGGCTCGGTCTTCATCGGCGGGGCGGTGGTGCAGTGGCTCCGTGACGGCCTGGGGCTGATCGTCAAAGCCTCGGAGATCGAAGCGCTCGCGGCATCGGTGCCCGACTGCGGCGGGGTGACCCTGGTGCCGGCCTTCGCGGGATTGGGAGCCCCGTATTGGGACGCGGACGCCCGGGCTCTGATCGCGGGGATCACACGCGGCACAACCAAAGCCCATTTCGCCCGGGCCGCGCTCGAAGGCATCGCCTTTCAGGTGGCGGACGTGATGGGTGTGATGGAGAAAGACGCGGGCCGGAAGATCGAAGCGATGCGTGTCGACGGCGGGGCGAGCGCGAACAACCTGTTGATGCAGATGCAGGCCAACCTCTCGCAATGCGAGGTCATCCGGCCACGCGTGACCGAGACGACCGCCTTGGGCGCTGCGTACCTCGCGGGCCTCGCAGTGGGTTTCTGGGAAAGCCAGGAACAGATCGCGGCGCAGTGGTCGGCCGAGCGAACGTTCGCGGCCGAGATCGCGGAGGAAGCGGCCGAGGCGCAGCGTGCGCAATGGTCCCGCGCGGTAGAGCGGGCTGCCGGTTGGGACCGCGCAGCGAGTGCCGAGGGTTAG